The Pongo abelii isolate AG06213 chromosome 21, NHGRI_mPonAbe1-v2.0_pri, whole genome shotgun sequence genome has a window encoding:
- the OGFR gene encoding opioid growth factor receptor isoform X1 has protein sequence MDDPDCDSTWEEDEEDAEDAEDEDCEDGEAAGARDADAGDGDDDEDEESEEPRAARPSSLQSRMTGSRNWRATRDMCRYRHNYPDLVERDCNGDTPNLSFYRNEIRFLPNGCFIEDILQNWTDNYDLLEDNHSYIQWLFPLREPGVNWHAKPLTLREVEVFKSSREIQERLVRAYELMLGFYGIRLEDRGTGTVGRAQNYQKRFQNLNWRSHNNLRITRILKSLGELGLEHFQAPLVRFFLEETLVRRELPGVRQSALDYFMFAVRCRHQRRQLVHFAWEHFRPRCKFVWGPQDKLRRFKPGSLPRPLKGSRKVEEEGSPRDPDHEASTQGRTCGPEHSKRGGRVDEGPQPRNVEPQDVGPLERSQWDEAGGHGEDGPESLSPKESKKRKLELSRREQPPTEPSPQSASEVEKIALNLEGCALSQGSLRTGTQEVGGQDPGEAVQPCRQPLGARVADKVRKRRKVDEGAGDSAAVASGGAQTLGLAGSPAPSGHPKAGHSENGVEDTEGRTGPKEGTPGSPSETPGPSLAGPAGDEPATAGEAAEVQDAEVEPSTKSGKP, from the exons ATGGACGACCCCGACTGCGACTCCACCtgggaggaggacgaggaggatgCGGAGGACGCGGAGGACGAGGACTGCGAGGACGGCGAGGCCGCCGGCGCGAGGGACGCGGACGCAGGGGACGGGGACGACGACGAGGACGAGGAATCGGAGGAGCCGCGGGCGGCGCGGCCCAGCTCGCTCCAG TCCAGAATGACAGGGTCCCGAAACTGGCGAGCCACGAGGGACATGTGTAGGTACCGGCACAACTACCCG GATCTGGTGGAACGAGACTGCAATGGGGACACGCCAAACCTGAGTTTCTACAGAAATGAGATCCGCTTCCTGCCCAACG GCTGTTTCATTGAGGACATTCTTCAGAACTGGACGGACAACTATGACCTCCTTGAGGACAATCACTCCTACATCCAGTG GCTGTTTCCTCTGCGAGAACCGGGAGTGAACTGGCATGCCAAGCCCCTCACGCTCAGGGAGGTCGAG GTGTTTAAAAGCTCCCGGGAGATCCAGGAGCGGCTTGTCCGGGCCTACGAGCTCATGCTGGGCTTCTACGGGATCCGGCTGGAGGACCGAGGCACGGGCACGGTGGGCCGAGCACAGAACTACCAGAAGCGCTTCCAGAACCTGAACTG GCGCAGCCACAACAACCTCCGCATCACACGCATCCTCAAGTCGCTGGGTGAGCTGGGTCTCGAGCACTTCCAGGCGCCGCTGGTCCGCTTCTTCCTGGAGGAGACGCTGGTGCGGCGGGAGCTGCCAGGTGTGCGGCAGAGTGCCCTCGACTACTTCATGTTCGCTGTGCGCTGCCGACACCAGCGCCGCCAGCTGGTGCACTTCGCCTGGGAGCACTTCCGGCCCCGCTGCAAGTTCGTCTGGGGGCCCCAAGACAAGCTGCGGAGGTTCAAGCCCGGCTCTCTGCCCCGTCCGCTCAAGGGCTCCAggaaggtggaggaggaaggaagccCCAGGGACCCCGACCACGAGGCCAGCACCCAGGGTCGGACCTGTGGGCCAGAGCATAGCAAGCGTGGGGGCAGGGTGGACGAGGGGCCCCAGCCACGGAATGTGGAGCCCCAGGATGTGGGACCCCTGGAGAGGAGCCAGTGGGATGAGGCAGGGGGCCACGGGGAAGATGGGCCGGAGTCCCTAAGCCCCAAAGAGAGCAAGAAGAGGAAGCTCGAGCTGAGCCGGCGGGAGCAGCCGCCCACAGAGCCCAGCCCTCAGAGTGCCTCAGAGGTGGAGAAGATCGCTCTGAACTTGGAGGGGTGCGCCCTCAGCCAGGGCAGCCTCAGGACGGGGACCCAGGAAGTGGGCGGTCAGGACCCTGGGGAGGCAGTGCAGCCCTGCCGCCAACCCCTGGGGGCCAGGGTGGCTGACAAGGTGAGGAAGCGGAGGAAGGTGGATGAGGGTGCTGGGGACAGTGCTGCGGTGGCCAGTGGTGGTGCCCAGACCTTGGGCCTTGCCGGGTCCCCTGCCCCATCGGGGCACCCCAAGGCTGGACACAGTGAGAACGGGGTTGAGGACACAGAAGGTCGAACAGGGCCCAAAGAAGGTACCCCTGGGAGCCCATCGGAGACCCCAGGCCCCAGCCTGGCAGGACCTGCAGGGGACGAGCCAGCCACGGCAGGGGAGGCAGCAGAGGTGCAGGACGCAGAGGTGGAGCCTTCTACCAAATCTGGGAAGCCTTAA
- the OGFR gene encoding opioid growth factor receptor isoform X2, translating to MRRTRRTRTARTARPPARGTRTQGTGTTTRTRNRRSRGRRGPARSRMTGSRNWRATRDMCRYRHNYPDLVERDCNGDTPNLSFYRNEIRFLPNGCFIEDILQNWTDNYDLLEDNHSYIQWLFPLREPGVNWHAKPLTLREVEVFKSSREIQERLVRAYELMLGFYGIRLEDRGTGTVGRAQNYQKRFQNLNWRSHNNLRITRILKSLGELGLEHFQAPLVRFFLEETLVRRELPGVRQSALDYFMFAVRCRHQRRQLVHFAWEHFRPRCKFVWGPQDKLRRFKPGSLPRPLKGSRKVEEEGSPRDPDHEASTQGRTCGPEHSKRGGRVDEGPQPRNVEPQDVGPLERSQWDEAGGHGEDGPESLSPKESKKRKLELSRREQPPTEPSPQSASEVEKIALNLEGCALSQGSLRTGTQEVGGQDPGEAVQPCRQPLGARVADKVRKRRKVDEGAGDSAAVASGGAQTLGLAGSPAPSGHPKAGHSENGVEDTEGRTGPKEGTPGSPSETPGPSLAGPAGDEPATAGEAAEVQDAEVEPSTKSGKP from the exons atgCGGAGGACGCGGAGGACGAGGACTGCGAGGACGGCGAGGCCGCCGGCGCGAGGGACGCGGACGCAGGGGACGGGGACGACGACGAGGACGAGGAATCGGAGGAGCCGCGGGCGGCGCGGCCCAGCTCGCTCCAG AATGACAGGGTCCCGAAACTGGCGAGCCACGAGGGACATGTGTAGGTACCGGCACAACTACCCG GATCTGGTGGAACGAGACTGCAATGGGGACACGCCAAACCTGAGTTTCTACAGAAATGAGATCCGCTTCCTGCCCAACG GCTGTTTCATTGAGGACATTCTTCAGAACTGGACGGACAACTATGACCTCCTTGAGGACAATCACTCCTACATCCAGTG GCTGTTTCCTCTGCGAGAACCGGGAGTGAACTGGCATGCCAAGCCCCTCACGCTCAGGGAGGTCGAG GTGTTTAAAAGCTCCCGGGAGATCCAGGAGCGGCTTGTCCGGGCCTACGAGCTCATGCTGGGCTTCTACGGGATCCGGCTGGAGGACCGAGGCACGGGCACGGTGGGCCGAGCACAGAACTACCAGAAGCGCTTCCAGAACCTGAACTG GCGCAGCCACAACAACCTCCGCATCACACGCATCCTCAAGTCGCTGGGTGAGCTGGGTCTCGAGCACTTCCAGGCGCCGCTGGTCCGCTTCTTCCTGGAGGAGACGCTGGTGCGGCGGGAGCTGCCAGGTGTGCGGCAGAGTGCCCTCGACTACTTCATGTTCGCTGTGCGCTGCCGACACCAGCGCCGCCAGCTGGTGCACTTCGCCTGGGAGCACTTCCGGCCCCGCTGCAAGTTCGTCTGGGGGCCCCAAGACAAGCTGCGGAGGTTCAAGCCCGGCTCTCTGCCCCGTCCGCTCAAGGGCTCCAggaaggtggaggaggaaggaagccCCAGGGACCCCGACCACGAGGCCAGCACCCAGGGTCGGACCTGTGGGCCAGAGCATAGCAAGCGTGGGGGCAGGGTGGACGAGGGGCCCCAGCCACGGAATGTGGAGCCCCAGGATGTGGGACCCCTGGAGAGGAGCCAGTGGGATGAGGCAGGGGGCCACGGGGAAGATGGGCCGGAGTCCCTAAGCCCCAAAGAGAGCAAGAAGAGGAAGCTCGAGCTGAGCCGGCGGGAGCAGCCGCCCACAGAGCCCAGCCCTCAGAGTGCCTCAGAGGTGGAGAAGATCGCTCTGAACTTGGAGGGGTGCGCCCTCAGCCAGGGCAGCCTCAGGACGGGGACCCAGGAAGTGGGCGGTCAGGACCCTGGGGAGGCAGTGCAGCCCTGCCGCCAACCCCTGGGGGCCAGGGTGGCTGACAAGGTGAGGAAGCGGAGGAAGGTGGATGAGGGTGCTGGGGACAGTGCTGCGGTGGCCAGTGGTGGTGCCCAGACCTTGGGCCTTGCCGGGTCCCCTGCCCCATCGGGGCACCCCAAGGCTGGACACAGTGAGAACGGGGTTGAGGACACAGAAGGTCGAACAGGGCCCAAAGAAGGTACCCCTGGGAGCCCATCGGAGACCCCAGGCCCCAGCCTGGCAGGACCTGCAGGGGACGAGCCAGCCACGGCAGGGGAGGCAGCAGAGGTGCAGGACGCAGAGGTGGAGCCTTCTACCAAATCTGGGAAGCCTTAA
- the COL9A3 gene encoding LOW QUALITY PROTEIN: collagen alpha-3(IX) chain (The sequence of the model RefSeq protein was modified relative to this genomic sequence to represent the inferred CDS: inserted 1 base in 1 codon), translated as MARPPAFARLLLLLLLGELLAAAGAQKVGLPGPPGPPGPPGKPGQDGIDGEAGPPGLPGPPGPKGAPGKPGKPGEAGLPGLPGVDGLTGQDGPPGPKGAPGERGSLGPPGPPGLGGKGLPGPPGEAGVSGPPGGIGLRGPPGPSGLPGLPGPPGPPGPPGHPGVLPEGATDLQCPSICPPGPPGPPGMPGFKGPTGYKGEQGEVGKDGEKGDPGPPGPAGLPGSVGLQGPRGLRGLPGPLGPPGDRGPIGFRGPPGIPGAPGKAGDRGERGPEGFRGPKGDLGRPGPKGTPGVAGPSGEPGMPGKDGQNGVPGLDGQKGEAGRNGAPGEKGPNGLPGLPGRAGSKGEKGELGRAGELGEAGPSGEPGVPGDAGMPGERGEAGHRGSAGALGPQGPPGAPGVRGFQGRKGSMGDPGLPGPQGLRGDVGDRGPGGAAGPKGDQGIAGSDGLPGDKGELGPSGLVGPKGESGSRGELGPKGTQGPNGTSGVQGVPGPPGPLGLQGVPGVPGITGKPGVPGKEASEQRIRELCGGMISEQIAQLAAHLRKPLAPGSIGRPGPAGPPGPPGPPGSIGHPGARGPPGYRGPTGELGDPGPRGNQGDRGDKGAAGAGLDGPEGDQGPQGPQGVPGTSKDGQDGAPGEPGPPGDPGLPGAIGAQGTPGICDTSACQGAVLXGVGEKSGSRSS; from the exons ATGGCCCGGCCGCCCGCGTTCGCCcggctcctgctcctgctcctgctcggGGAGCTCCTGGCGGCCGCCGGGGCGCAG AAAGTGGGACTCCCAGGCCCCCCCGGCCCCCCAGGGCCGCCCGGGAAGCCCGGCCAGGACGGCATTGAC GGAGAAGCTGGTCCTCCAGGTCTGCCTGGGCCCCCG GGACCGAAGGGGGCCCCAGGAAAGCCGGGGAAACCAGGAGAGGCCGGGCTGCCGGGACTGCCGGGTGTGGAT GGTCTGACTGGGCAAGATGGACCCCCTGGACCCAAGGGTGCCCCTGGGGAACGG GGAAGTCTGGGACCCCCGGGGCCGCCCGGGCTGGGG GGCAAAGGCCTCCCTGGACCCCCC GGAGAGGCAGGAGTGAGCGGCCCCCCAGGTGGGATCGGCCTCCGCGGCCCCCCG GGACCTTCTGGACTCCCCGGCCTCCCTGGCCCCCCAGGACCTCCCGGACCCCCT GGACACCCAGGAGTCCTCCCTGAAGGCGCTACTGACCTTCAG TGCCCAAGTATCTGCCCGCCAGGTCCCCCAGGGCCCCCTGGAATGCCAGGGTTCAAG GGACCCACTGGCTACAAAGGCGAGCAGGGGGAAGTCGGCAAGGACGGCGAGAAG GGTGACCCTGGCCCCCCGGGGCCCGCCGGCCTCCCGGGCAGTGTGGGGCTGCAG GGCCCCCGGGGATTACGAGGACTGCCAGGGCCACTTGGGCCCCCTGGGGACCGG GGTCCCATCGGGTTCCGAGGGCCACCTGGGATCCCAGGAGCACCTGGGAAAGCG GGTGACCGAGGCGAGAGGGGCCCAGAAGGGTTCCGCGGCCCCAAGGGTGACCTC GGCAGACCTGGTCCCAAGGGAACCCCCGGAGTGGCCGGGCCAAGCGGAGAGCCG GGCATGCCGGGCAAGGACGGCCAGAATGGCGTGCCAGGACTCGATGGCCAGAAG GGAGAGGCTGGTCGCAACGGTGCCCCGGGAGAGAAGGGCCCCAACGGGCTGCCG GGCCTCCCCGGACGAGCGGGATCCAAAGGCGAGAAGGGAGAACTG GGCAGAGctggggagctgggtgaggctggCCCCTCAGGAGAGCCAGGCGTCCCT GGAGATGCTGGCATGCCTGGGGAGCGTGGTGAGGCTGGCCACCGGGGCTCAGCG GGCGCCCTCGGCCCACAAGGCCCTCCCGGAGCCCCTGGTGTCCGAGGCTTCCAG GGCCGGAAGGGCAGCATGGGAGACCCTGGCCTTCCAGGACCCCAGGGCCTCCGAGGTGACGTGGGTGACCGG GGTCCGGGAGGTGCCGCAGGCCCTAAGGGAGACCAG GGTATTGCAGGTTCCGACGGTCTTCCTGGGGATAAAGGAGAACTG GGTCCCAGCGGCCTGGTCGGACCCAAAGGAGAG TCTGGCAGTCGAGGGGAGCTGGGCCCCAAAGGCACCCAGGGTCCCAACGGCACCAGCGGTGTTCAGGGTGTCCCCGGGCCCCCCGGTCCTCTGGGCCTGCAGGGTGTCCCGGGTGTTCCTGGCATCACGGGGAAGCCGGGAGTTCCG GGGAAGGAGGCCAGCGAGCAGCGCATCAGGGAGCTGTGTGGGGGGATGATCAGCG AACAAATTGCACAGTTAGCCGCGCACCTAAGGAAGCCTTTGGCACCCGGGTCCATTGGCCGGCCCGGTCCAGCTGGCCCCCCTGGACCCCCAGGACCCCCAGGCTCCATTGGTCACCCTGGCGCTCGAGGACCCCCCGGATACCGCGGTCCCACTGGGGAGCTGGGAGACCCTGGGCCCAGAG GAAACCAGGGCGACAGAGGAGACAAAGGCGCGGCAGGAGCAGGGCTGGACGGGCCTGAAGGAGACCAGGGGCCCCAAG